One Micromonospora eburnea genomic region harbors:
- a CDS encoding ABC transporter permease: MNPRILAATIGRILRQLRHDKRTIALLVAVPIVLLTLVYFMYVDQPHPPGQPTVFDRVALVMLGFFPFIIMFLVTSIAMLRERTTGTLERLLTTPLGKLDLLFGYGIAFGLAGVAQATIASAVAYWVFGLSTAGSSGLVIMIAAVNAVLAVALGLFCSAFARTEFQAVQFMPIVVAPQLLLCGLFVPRDQMAGWLQAISDALPLSYAVEALQEVGAHAEPTGTMWRDVAVVAGAAVAALVLAAATLRRRSG; the protein is encoded by the coding sequence GTGAACCCACGGATCCTGGCCGCGACCATCGGTCGCATCCTGCGTCAGCTCCGGCACGACAAGCGCACCATCGCGCTGCTGGTGGCGGTGCCGATCGTGCTGCTCACCCTGGTCTACTTCATGTACGTCGACCAGCCCCACCCGCCGGGGCAGCCCACGGTCTTCGACCGGGTGGCACTGGTCATGCTCGGCTTCTTCCCGTTCATCATCATGTTCCTGGTGACCAGCATCGCCATGCTGCGCGAGCGCACCACCGGCACCCTGGAACGGCTGCTCACCACGCCGCTGGGCAAGCTCGACCTGCTCTTCGGCTACGGCATCGCGTTCGGGCTGGCCGGCGTGGCGCAGGCCACCATCGCCTCGGCCGTGGCGTACTGGGTGTTCGGGCTGAGCACCGCCGGCAGCAGCGGGCTGGTGATCATGATCGCCGCGGTCAACGCGGTGCTCGCGGTCGCGCTCGGGCTGTTCTGCAGCGCCTTCGCCCGCACCGAGTTCCAGGCCGTACAGTTCATGCCGATCGTGGTGGCGCCACAACTGCTGCTGTGCGGGCTGTTCGTGCCCCGGGACCAGATGGCCGGCTGGCTCCAGGCGATCAGCGACGCGCTGCCCCTGTCGTACGCGGTCGAGGCGCTGCAGGAGGTCGGCGCGCACGCCGAGCCGACCGGGACCATGTGGCGGGACGTGGCGGTCGTGGCCGGGGCTGCGGTGGCGGCCCTGGTGCTCGCCGCGGCCACCCTGCGCCGGCGCAGCGGTTGA
- a CDS encoding FAD-dependent oxidoreductase has translation MRTAVVVGAGLGGLAVAGALARSGWRVTLLERADRVRPEPAAVMLWPNGVRALRALGLGAGLDAIATPVPDGGVRRPDGHWLAQPRPMPAERMPVVVHREDLHDALIAGLGDQVELRTGVTVRTVRAVPGERPGVGDGRHTVTADLVIVADGADSELRRQLAPEAAVVSSGCAAWRAVIPWYRVPQLAVDQPVFGETLGAGYRFVAASLGERGTAGTSRRGGVYWVATAAGAPRPESPETQLALLKRWYAGWPAPIAELLDATDPADLVQREIRELRPLPRSYGFPAGPGGVVLLGDAAHAMPPHLGQGACLAFEDAATLSALLRESRLPDALAAYDRLRRPRAATMVRQTRRMSAVLQTRGRLALRARDAALGTISPRLRNTAAAAAASWQPPT, from the coding sequence ATGCGAACCGCGGTGGTGGTCGGCGCCGGCCTCGGCGGCCTGGCGGTGGCCGGCGCGCTGGCCCGCTCCGGGTGGCGGGTCACCCTCCTCGAACGGGCCGACCGGGTCCGCCCGGAGCCGGCCGCCGTCATGCTCTGGCCCAACGGGGTACGCGCGCTGCGCGCCCTCGGCCTCGGCGCGGGGCTGGACGCGATCGCCACCCCGGTCCCCGACGGCGGGGTACGCCGGCCCGACGGGCACTGGCTGGCGCAGCCCCGCCCCATGCCGGCCGAGCGGATGCCGGTGGTGGTGCACCGGGAGGACCTGCACGACGCGCTCATCGCCGGCCTGGGCGACCAGGTGGAGCTACGCACCGGTGTGACCGTGCGGACGGTGCGGGCGGTGCCGGGGGAGCGCCCCGGGGTCGGCGACGGCCGGCACACCGTGACGGCGGATCTGGTGATCGTGGCCGACGGCGCCGACAGCGAGCTCCGCCGGCAGCTCGCCCCGGAGGCGGCGGTGGTCAGTTCCGGCTGCGCCGCCTGGCGGGCCGTCATCCCCTGGTACCGGGTCCCGCAGCTCGCGGTCGACCAGCCGGTGTTCGGGGAGACGCTGGGCGCCGGCTACCGCTTCGTGGCCGCCTCGCTGGGCGAACGGGGCACGGCGGGCACCTCCCGCCGGGGCGGCGTCTACTGGGTGGCCACCGCCGCCGGCGCCCCCCGCCCGGAGTCGCCGGAGACCCAGCTCGCCCTGCTCAAGCGCTGGTACGCGGGCTGGCCCGCGCCGATCGCCGAGCTGCTCGACGCCACCGACCCGGCCGACCTGGTGCAGCGGGAGATCCGCGAGCTGCGCCCGCTGCCCCGGTCGTACGGCTTCCCGGCCGGGCCGGGCGGGGTGGTGCTGCTCGGGGACGCCGCGCACGCCATGCCGCCGCACCTCGGGCAGGGCGCCTGCCTCGCCTTCGAGGATGCGGCGACGCTCTCCGCACTGCTGCGCGAGTCCCGGCTGCCCGATGCGTTGGCCGCGTACGACCGGCTGCGCCGGCCCCGCGCGGCGACCATGGTGCGCCAGACCCGGCGGATGTCGGCCGTGCTGCAGACCCGGGGCCGGCTGGCGCTGCGCGCCCGCGACGCCGCCCTCGGCACGATCAGCCCGCGGCTGCGCAACACGGCCGCCGCGGCTGCCGCCTCCTGGCAGCCGCCCACCTGA
- the trpC gene encoding indole-3-glycerol phosphate synthase TrpC, whose translation MTAEHAHAEGDDAGPAASTGVLDEILAGVREDVARRQAQVPLERIRELAAAAPPPLDAYAALRRPGVAVIAEVKRSSPSKGRLAEIADPADLAGDYAAGGARAISVLTEGRWFGGSLADLAAVRAAVGIPVLRKDFVVSSYQVHEARAHGADLVLLIVAALEQNALVGLLERIESLGMTALVEVHTEEEADRALEAGAQVIGVNARDLRTLEVDRSVFERIAPGLPSSVVKIAESGVRGPHDLIRYASAGADAVLVGEGLVTQKSPREAVAELVNAGNHPATPRPVR comes from the coding sequence GTGACTGCTGAGCATGCGCACGCGGAGGGGGACGACGCCGGTCCGGCGGCGTCCACAGGCGTACTGGACGAGATCCTGGCCGGGGTGCGCGAGGACGTGGCCCGGCGACAGGCGCAGGTGCCGCTGGAGCGGATCCGTGAGCTGGCCGCCGCCGCGCCGCCGCCGCTGGACGCGTACGCGGCCCTGCGCCGGCCCGGGGTGGCGGTGATCGCCGAGGTGAAGCGCTCTTCGCCGTCCAAGGGGCGGCTGGCCGAGATCGCCGACCCGGCCGACCTGGCCGGCGACTACGCGGCCGGCGGCGCGCGGGCGATCAGCGTGCTCACCGAGGGCCGCTGGTTCGGCGGGTCGCTGGCCGACCTGGCCGCCGTGCGGGCCGCGGTCGGCATCCCGGTGCTGCGCAAGGACTTCGTGGTCTCCAGCTACCAGGTGCACGAGGCACGGGCGCACGGCGCCGACCTGGTGCTGCTGATCGTCGCGGCGCTGGAGCAGAACGCGCTGGTCGGCCTGCTGGAGCGGATCGAGTCGCTCGGCATGACCGCACTGGTCGAGGTGCACACCGAGGAGGAGGCCGACCGGGCCCTGGAGGCCGGCGCGCAGGTGATCGGCGTCAACGCCCGTGACCTGCGTACCCTGGAGGTCGACCGCTCGGTGTTCGAGCGGATCGCGCCCGGCCTGCCGAGCAGCGTCGTCAAGATCGCCGAGTCCGGCGTACGCGGCCCGCACGACCTCATCCGGTACGCCTCGGCCGGCGCCGACGCGGTCCTGGTGGGCGAGGGCCTGGTCACCCAGAAGAGCCCCCGCGAGGCGGTCGCCGAGCTGGTCAACGCCGGCAACCACCCGGCCACGCCCCGCCCGGTGCGCTGA
- a CDS encoding MerR family transcriptional regulator — protein sequence MDISTRETSLSVGEAAERVGLTTYTLRWYEQEGLVAPVGRDSAGRRRYTESDVDWLFLLTRLRRTGMPVRDMRRYAELARQGDRTLGARRALFEAHRARVLARMADLREDLKVLDYKIDAYRRAEAELA from the coding sequence GTGGACATCAGCACGCGGGAGACGAGCCTCAGCGTCGGTGAGGCGGCGGAACGGGTCGGCCTGACCACCTACACGCTGCGTTGGTACGAACAGGAGGGGCTGGTCGCCCCGGTCGGACGGGACTCCGCCGGTCGTCGGCGATACACCGAGTCCGACGTCGACTGGCTGTTCCTGCTCACCCGGCTCCGGCGGACCGGGATGCCGGTGCGGGACATGCGCCGCTACGCCGAGCTGGCCCGGCAGGGCGACCGGACGCTGGGCGCCCGGCGGGCGCTCTTCGAGGCGCATCGGGCCCGGGTGCTGGCCCGGATGGCCGACCTGAGGGAGGACCTCAAGGTGCTCGACTACAAGATCGACGCGTATCGCCGGGCGGAGGCGGAGCTGGCCTGA
- the trpB gene encoding tryptophan synthase subunit beta — MTADAPAARVPDAAGHFGRFGGRFVPEALVAALDELDAAYRKAMTDEAFLAEFGALLRDYADTPSPLYQARRLSAKAGARILLKREDLNHTGAHKVRNVLGQALLTKRMGKTRVIAETGAGQHGVATATAAALFDLECVVYMGEVDTQRQALNVARMRMLGATVVPVTTGSRTLKDAMNEAMRDWVANVDSTHYLIGTAAGPHPFPEMVRDFVRGIGEEARRQCLDLTGTLPDAVAACVGGGSNALGIFHAFVPDTGVRLYGFEAGGEGVATGRHAASITGGTAGVLHGTRTYVLQDSDGQTIESHSISAGLDYPGVGPEHAWLHDTGRATYLPVDDDEAMAAFELLCRTEGIIPAIESSHALAGALKIAPQLAAELGREPVIVVNLSGRGDKDVHTAGEFFGILDKE, encoded by the coding sequence ATGACCGCTGACGCCCCGGCCGCCCGGGTCCCCGACGCCGCCGGTCACTTCGGCCGGTTCGGTGGGCGATTCGTCCCGGAGGCGCTGGTCGCGGCGCTCGACGAGCTGGACGCGGCGTACCGGAAGGCGATGACCGACGAGGCTTTCCTCGCCGAGTTCGGCGCCCTGCTGCGCGACTACGCCGACACCCCCTCGCCGCTCTACCAGGCCCGGCGGTTGTCCGCGAAGGCCGGGGCGCGGATCCTGCTCAAGCGGGAGGATCTCAACCACACCGGCGCGCACAAGGTCCGCAACGTGCTCGGCCAGGCCCTGCTCACCAAGCGGATGGGCAAGACCCGGGTGATCGCCGAGACCGGCGCCGGGCAGCACGGCGTGGCCACCGCCACCGCCGCCGCGCTGTTCGACCTTGAGTGCGTGGTCTACATGGGCGAGGTCGACACCCAGCGGCAGGCGCTCAACGTGGCCCGGATGCGGATGCTCGGCGCCACCGTCGTCCCGGTCACCACCGGCTCGCGGACCCTCAAGGACGCGATGAACGAGGCGATGCGGGACTGGGTCGCCAACGTCGACAGCACCCACTACCTGATCGGCACCGCCGCCGGGCCGCACCCGTTCCCGGAGATGGTCCGGGACTTCGTGCGCGGCATCGGCGAGGAGGCCCGCCGGCAGTGCCTCGACCTGACCGGCACGCTGCCGGACGCGGTCGCGGCGTGCGTCGGCGGCGGCTCCAACGCGCTGGGCATCTTCCACGCCTTCGTGCCCGACACCGGCGTCCGTCTCTACGGCTTCGAGGCCGGCGGCGAGGGCGTGGCCACGGGCCGGCACGCCGCCAGCATCACCGGCGGCACCGCCGGAGTGCTGCACGGCACCCGTACGTACGTGTTGCAGGACTCCGACGGGCAGACGATCGAGTCGCACTCGATCTCGGCCGGCCTGGACTACCCGGGCGTCGGGCCGGAGCACGCCTGGCTGCACGACACCGGCCGGGCGACGTACCTGCCGGTCGACGACGACGAGGCGATGGCCGCGTTCGAGCTGCTCTGCCGCACCGAGGGGATCATCCCGGCGATCGAGAGCTCGCACGCGCTCGCCGGTGCCCTGAAGATCGCCCCGCAACTCGCCGCCGAGCTGGGCCGGGAGCCGGTCATCGTGGTGAACCTCTCCGGCCGGGGCGACAAGGACGTGCACACCGCCGGCGAGTTCTTCGGCATCCTCGACAAGGAGTAG
- a CDS encoding Trp biosynthesis-associated membrane protein, translating into MTASATRTPAARGRRELTYAVLLCLAGAGLALWAVTRTWSVELVARGPLPPVRHARTGADLLPWASALALVGLAGGGAVLATRGRVRRLLGGLLTLVGLAVAAGGGYGLTADLGGGVSRQWPALVLLGGLIAAVGGGFTALRGGGWPAMGARYERSARPPDPAGAGRPVVERGTRDAWEALDRGEDPTVS; encoded by the coding sequence ATGACGGCGTCCGCCACCAGGACTCCGGCCGCGCGGGGCCGGCGCGAGCTGACGTACGCGGTGTTGCTCTGCCTGGCCGGGGCGGGCCTGGCGCTGTGGGCGGTGACCCGGACCTGGTCGGTCGAGCTGGTCGCCCGGGGCCCGCTGCCGCCGGTGCGGCACGCCCGCACCGGCGCGGACCTGCTGCCCTGGGCCTCGGCGCTGGCCCTGGTCGGGCTGGCCGGCGGTGGCGCGGTGCTGGCCACCCGGGGCCGGGTCCGGCGCCTGTTGGGCGGCCTGCTGACCCTGGTCGGGCTGGCCGTGGCGGCCGGCGGTGGGTACGGCCTGACCGCCGACCTCGGCGGCGGGGTGAGCCGGCAGTGGCCGGCGCTGGTGCTGCTTGGTGGGCTGATCGCGGCGGTCGGCGGAGGGTTCACCGCGCTGCGTGGCGGCGGCTGGCCGGCGATGGGTGCCCGATACGAGCGGTCGGCCCGCCCGCCGGACCCGGCGGGCGCCGGACGGCCGGTGGTGGAACGGGGCACCCGGGACGCCTGGGAGGCGCTCGACCGGGGCGAGGATCCGACGGTCAGCTGA
- a CDS encoding anthranilate synthase component I, translating to MTDGTVSPDQSGFAELASRWRVAPVTRRLLADAETPVGVYRKLAGGPGTFLLESAEQGVGSAGMAWSRYSFIGVRSSATLTERDGAAAWTGVPPAGVPASGDPVVVLRETVAALAGPAWDPASGMPPLTGGMVGYLGYDLVRRFERLPELTEDDLDVPELGLMLATDLVVLDHYEGSAILVANAVLPPLDAPGREALVAAAYHHAVGRLDAMTSALSRPIPPMISTVARPPAGEVVSRTPDGGYPKAVAAAKEAIRAGECFQIVLSQRFERDTQADPLDVYRVLRTTNPSPYMYLLRFDGFDIVGSSPEAHLKVSAGAGGRRRALLHPIAGTRPRGGSPEADARLAAELLADPKERAEHVMLVDLGRNDLGRVCRPGTVEVPEFATIERYSHVMHIVSTVVGELRADRTAFDALAATFPAGTLSGAPKVRAMEIIEELEPVRRGLYGGTVGYFGFGGDLDMAIAIRTALIRDGRAYVQAGAGVVADSDPAAEDQETRNKAAAVLAAIAAAETLRPAR from the coding sequence ATGACGGACGGCACGGTCAGCCCGGACCAGAGCGGCTTCGCCGAGCTGGCGTCCCGCTGGCGGGTCGCGCCGGTCACCCGGCGGCTGCTGGCCGACGCGGAGACCCCGGTCGGCGTCTACCGCAAGCTCGCCGGCGGCCCCGGCACCTTCCTGCTGGAATCCGCCGAGCAGGGCGTCGGCTCGGCCGGGATGGCCTGGTCCCGTTACTCGTTCATCGGCGTACGCAGCAGCGCCACGCTGACCGAGCGGGACGGCGCGGCGGCCTGGACCGGTGTGCCGCCGGCCGGCGTACCGGCCTCCGGCGACCCGGTGGTCGTGCTCCGCGAGACCGTCGCCGCCCTCGCCGGCCCGGCGTGGGACCCGGCCAGCGGTATGCCGCCGCTCACCGGGGGCATGGTCGGCTACCTCGGGTACGACCTGGTCCGGCGCTTCGAGCGGCTGCCCGAGCTGACCGAGGACGACTTGGACGTGCCCGAGCTGGGCCTGATGCTCGCCACCGACCTGGTGGTGCTCGACCACTACGAGGGGTCGGCGATCCTGGTCGCCAACGCGGTCCTGCCACCGTTGGACGCGCCGGGCCGGGAGGCGCTGGTCGCGGCGGCGTACCACCACGCGGTGGGGCGGCTGGACGCGATGACCAGCGCCCTGTCCCGGCCGATTCCGCCCATGATCTCGACGGTGGCCCGGCCCCCGGCCGGCGAGGTGGTCAGCCGTACTCCGGACGGCGGCTACCCGAAGGCGGTGGCGGCGGCCAAGGAGGCGATCCGGGCCGGCGAGTGCTTCCAGATCGTGCTCAGCCAGCGGTTCGAGCGGGACACCCAGGCCGATCCGCTTGACGTCTACCGGGTGCTGCGCACCACCAACCCCAGCCCGTACATGTACCTGCTGCGCTTCGACGGCTTCGACATCGTCGGCTCCTCGCCGGAGGCCCACCTGAAGGTGAGCGCCGGCGCGGGCGGGCGGCGGCGGGCGCTGCTGCACCCGATCGCCGGCACCCGGCCGCGCGGCGGCTCCCCGGAGGCGGACGCCCGGCTCGCCGCCGAGCTGCTCGCCGACCCGAAGGAACGGGCCGAGCACGTCATGCTGGTCGACCTGGGCCGCAACGACCTGGGCCGGGTCTGCCGGCCGGGCACGGTCGAGGTACCGGAGTTCGCCACCATCGAGCGGTACAGCCACGTCATGCACATCGTCTCCACCGTGGTGGGGGAGCTGCGCGCCGACCGCACCGCCTTCGACGCACTCGCCGCCACCTTCCCCGCCGGCACCCTCTCCGGGGCGCCGAAGGTGCGGGCCATGGAGATCATCGAGGAGTTGGAGCCGGTCCGGCGCGGCCTCTACGGTGGCACCGTCGGCTACTTCGGCTTCGGCGGCGACCTGGACATGGCCATCGCGATCCGTACCGCGCTGATCCGCGACGGCCGGGCCTACGTGCAGGCCGGGGCCGGGGTGGTGGCCGACTCCGATCCCGCCGCCGAGGACCAGGAGACCCGGAACAAGGCCGCCGCGGTGCTCGCCGCCATCGCCGCCGCCGAGACGCTGAGGCCAGCCCGGTGA
- a CDS encoding NUDIX hydrolase — translation MSTLIWAVAVVVTDRAGRVLLCRRSAGGRRWALPGGRLRRDESPIPAAVREVRAETGWHVELVDLVGLYRLDDPAAPPPPAGRRGPLPDVLVHVFRARTRGDAPAATGIGGCQSGWHPPDALPEALTPTTRAALADALAGRAGVLRESVPEPLPTGVQEAGGDTDPAGHPGPAPDPRPPGPRPPGPRSPGPLGSGRR, via the coding sequence GTGAGCACGCTCATCTGGGCGGTCGCCGTGGTCGTCACCGACCGGGCCGGCCGGGTGCTGCTCTGCCGGCGCTCTGCGGGCGGCCGGCGCTGGGCGTTGCCGGGCGGGCGGCTGCGCCGCGACGAGAGCCCGATCCCGGCGGCCGTACGCGAGGTCCGCGCGGAGACCGGCTGGCACGTCGAGCTGGTCGACCTGGTGGGCCTCTACCGGCTCGACGACCCGGCCGCTCCCCCACCACCGGCGGGCCGTCGCGGGCCCCTGCCGGACGTGCTGGTGCACGTGTTCCGCGCCCGGACCCGCGGCGACGCGCCGGCCGCCACTGGGATCGGCGGCTGCCAGTCGGGCTGGCACCCGCCGGACGCGCTGCCCGAGGCACTGACCCCGACCACTCGCGCCGCCCTCGCCGACGCCCTGGCCGGCCGGGCCGGGGTGCTGAGGGAGTCCGTACCGGAGCCGCTCCCCACCGGCGTACAGGAGGCCGGCGGGGACACCGACCCGGCCGGCCACCCGGGTCCTGCGCCCGACCCGCGTCCTCCCGGCCCGCGTCCTCCCGGCCCGCGGTCCCCCGGCCCGCTGGGGTCCGGTCGGCGCTGA
- the hisI gene encoding phosphoribosyl-AMP cyclohydrolase: MPASDAPVTGAPASSGDAAASGPARPSRLDPAIAARLRRTPDGLVAAVVRQHDSGEVLMVAWMDDEALHRTLTSGRATYWSRSRQEYWVKGDTSGHHQYVRSVALDCDGDALLVSVDQVGAACHTGHRTCFFTELPVSFPEATS, from the coding sequence GTGCCCGCCTCTGATGCGCCGGTGACCGGCGCCCCCGCCAGCTCCGGTGACGCCGCGGCCTCCGGCCCGGCCCGCCCGTCCCGGCTCGACCCGGCCATCGCGGCTCGGCTGCGCCGCACCCCCGACGGTCTGGTGGCCGCGGTGGTGCGCCAGCACGACTCGGGTGAGGTGCTGATGGTCGCCTGGATGGACGACGAGGCGCTGCACCGCACCCTGACCTCCGGCCGGGCCACCTACTGGTCGCGCAGCCGCCAGGAATACTGGGTCAAGGGCGACACCTCCGGCCACCACCAGTACGTCCGCTCGGTCGCCCTGGACTGCGACGGGGACGCCCTGCTGGTCAGCGTCGACCAGGTCGGCGCGGCCTGCCACACCGGGCACCGCACCTGCTTCTTCACCGAGCTGCCGGTCAGCTTCCCGGAGGCGACATCATGA
- the lgt gene encoding prolipoprotein diacylglyceryl transferase, which yields MTLAPMTPLAALPSPSTAVWQLGPFPIRAYALCIIAGIVLAGVVTEYRLRQRGVAPGAVLDIAVWAVPAGIVGARIYHVITSPEKYFGTGGEPLKAFAIWEGGLGIWGAIAGGALGAWIAVRQLGLPLTVAADALAPGLPLAQAVGRLGNWFNNELYGGRTSLPWGLQVHVMDPDNPGHALRDDAGNAVLLPGLYQPTFLYEALWNVGVAALVYFLDRKLRFGRGRAFALYVMGYTAGRFWIEMMRTDEATHLLGLRLNVWTAGLVFLGALAYFVRVRGPREYLIPLGAPATPVPPAGGDVSQVDLSAREAGSGTVAPEGYRVVGEEPFRAYRETGAVPDEEPPVADEEPPTDADGDAEPSAEAVARTGAETGDEAPAAARDRDS from the coding sequence GTGACCCTCGCCCCGATGACCCCACTGGCGGCCCTGCCCAGCCCCAGCACCGCCGTCTGGCAGCTCGGACCGTTTCCGATCCGGGCGTACGCGCTCTGCATCATCGCCGGCATCGTGTTGGCCGGTGTGGTGACCGAGTACCGGCTGCGCCAGCGCGGCGTCGCCCCCGGTGCGGTGCTCGACATCGCCGTCTGGGCGGTGCCGGCCGGCATCGTCGGCGCCCGGATCTACCACGTGATCACCTCGCCGGAGAAGTATTTCGGCACCGGTGGCGAGCCACTCAAGGCGTTCGCCATCTGGGAGGGTGGGCTCGGTATCTGGGGCGCGATCGCCGGTGGCGCGCTCGGGGCCTGGATCGCGGTGCGCCAGCTCGGCCTCCCGCTCACGGTGGCGGCCGACGCGCTGGCCCCGGGCCTGCCGCTGGCCCAGGCGGTCGGCCGGCTCGGTAACTGGTTCAACAACGAGCTGTACGGCGGCCGCACCAGCCTGCCCTGGGGCCTCCAGGTGCACGTGATGGATCCGGACAATCCGGGCCACGCGTTGCGTGACGACGCCGGAAACGCCGTCCTCCTGCCGGGTCTCTACCAACCGACCTTCCTCTACGAGGCGCTCTGGAACGTCGGCGTCGCCGCGCTGGTCTACTTCCTCGACCGGAAGCTGCGGTTCGGCCGGGGCCGGGCGTTCGCGCTCTACGTGATGGGCTACACGGCGGGCCGGTTCTGGATCGAGATGATGCGCACCGACGAGGCCACCCACCTCCTCGGCCTGCGGCTGAACGTGTGGACCGCGGGGCTGGTCTTCCTGGGCGCGCTGGCCTATTTCGTGCGGGTCCGTGGCCCCCGCGAGTACCTGATCCCGCTCGGCGCCCCGGCCACCCCGGTTCCGCCCGCAGGCGGCGACGTGTCGCAGGTCGATCTCTCCGCCCGGGAGGCCGGGTCGGGCACGGTCGCGCCGGAGGGCTACCGGGTGGTCGGCGAGGAGCCGTTCCGCGCGTACCGGGAGACCGGTGCGGTTCCCGACGAGGAGCCGCCGGTGGCCGACGAGGAGCCGCCGACGGACGCCGACGGCGACGCCGAGCCCAGCGCCGAGGCGGTCGCCCGCACCGGTGCCGAGACGGGCGACGAAGCCCCGGCGGCGGCCCGCGACCGGGACAGTTGA
- a CDS encoding ABC transporter ATP-binding protein: protein MDGTVVVRDLVVDRGRRRVLQGISCAVPRGTVTGLLGPSGSGKTTLMRAIVGVQTISSGTVTVLGRPAGAAELRQRVGYLTQAPSVYADLTVRENARYFAALHGRGRAEADRAVTDVGLTDAADQLVGTLSGGQRSRASLACALVGDPELVILDEPTVGQDPVLRADLWARFHAMAAAGTTLLVSSHVMDEAARCDRLLLIRDGRLIADDTPDAIRATTGVQDLEEAFLRLIRASEAGRDGHAGAESS, encoded by the coding sequence ATGGACGGCACAGTCGTGGTCCGTGACCTGGTGGTCGACCGGGGCCGGCGGCGGGTGCTTCAGGGCATCTCCTGCGCGGTGCCCCGGGGCACGGTCACCGGGCTACTCGGACCGAGCGGCAGCGGCAAGACCACCCTGATGCGGGCGATCGTCGGGGTGCAGACGATCAGCTCGGGCACAGTGACCGTGCTCGGCCGGCCAGCCGGCGCGGCGGAGCTGCGACAGCGGGTCGGCTACCTGACCCAGGCGCCCAGCGTCTACGCCGACCTGACCGTGCGGGAGAACGCGCGCTACTTCGCCGCGCTCCACGGGCGCGGCCGGGCCGAGGCGGACCGCGCGGTGACCGACGTCGGGCTGACCGACGCCGCCGACCAGTTGGTCGGCACCCTCTCCGGCGGGCAGCGCAGCCGTGCCTCGCTGGCCTGCGCCCTGGTCGGCGACCCGGAGCTGGTCATCCTGGACGAGCCCACCGTCGGGCAGGATCCGGTGCTCCGGGCCGACCTGTGGGCCCGGTTCCACGCCATGGCCGCCGCCGGCACCACCCTGCTGGTGTCCAGTCACGTGATGGACGAGGCGGCCCGCTGCGACCGGCTGCTGCTGATCCGGGACGGTCGGCTGATCGCCGACGACACCCCGGACGCGATCCGCGCCACCACCGGCGTACAGGACCTGGAAGAGGCGTTCCTGCGGCTGATCCGAGCGAGCGAGGCGGGCCGCGACGGCCACGCCGGGGCGGAGTCGTCGTGA
- the trpA gene encoding tryptophan synthase subunit alpha: MSRIGVAFDKARADGRAVLVGCMPAGFPTVEGSIAAMKAMVEAGVDVIEVEIPYSDPVMDGPVIQRASDIALAGGVRTRDTLRVVEAVAATGASVVTMTYWNPIEQYGVDAFARDLAAAGGTGLVTPDLIPEEAGEWLAASDAYGLDRTFLVSPSSTDARLRMTVEHCRGFVYATAIMGVTGARAQTSEAAPILVSRTRAVTDLPVGVGLGVGTGAQAGTVAGYADAVIVGSALIRCLLDAPDQATGLAALRALSAELAEGVRNPAR, translated from the coding sequence GTGAGCCGGATCGGGGTGGCCTTCGACAAGGCCCGCGCGGACGGTCGGGCCGTGCTGGTCGGCTGCATGCCGGCCGGGTTCCCGACCGTGGAGGGCAGCATCGCCGCGATGAAGGCGATGGTCGAGGCGGGCGTGGACGTCATCGAGGTGGAGATCCCGTACTCCGACCCGGTGATGGACGGCCCGGTCATCCAGCGGGCCAGCGACATCGCCCTGGCCGGGGGCGTGCGTACCCGGGACACGCTGCGGGTCGTCGAGGCGGTGGCCGCGACCGGCGCGTCGGTGGTCACCATGACCTACTGGAACCCGATCGAGCAGTACGGCGTGGACGCGTTCGCCCGCGACCTGGCCGCCGCCGGGGGCACCGGCCTGGTCACCCCGGACCTCATCCCCGAGGAGGCCGGCGAGTGGCTGGCCGCCTCCGACGCGTACGGCCTGGACCGGACGTTCCTGGTCTCCCCGTCGTCCACGGACGCGCGGCTGAGGATGACCGTCGAGCACTGCCGGGGCTTTGTCTACGCCACCGCGATCATGGGCGTCACCGGTGCCCGGGCGCAGACCTCAGAGGCGGCACCGATCCTGGTCTCCCGGACGCGTGCGGTCACCGACCTGCCGGTCGGCGTCGGGCTGGGCGTGGGCACCGGCGCGCAGGCCGGCACCGTCGCCGGGTACGCCGACGCCGTCATCGTCGGCAGCGCGCTCATCCGCTGCCTGCTCGACGCCCCCGACCAGGCCACCGGGCTGGCCGCGCTGCGCGCGCTGAGCGCCGAACTGGCCGAAGGCGTCCGCAACCCGGCCCGCTGA